GATGCATTAAAAGAACACCAGCAAGGGACCTTCTGCAACAGCAGGGGGTGGATGGGCACTGGGAAATGAACTTCCTGCAGTTCAGGCTGTCACTCCATATCTTATTCATGGGGAAAATGACCTGGCATTCCTTGTAGAATATGAAGCACTGGGGTTTGCACTGTTGCTTAGGCTTAGGAGAGAATTGAACTGATTGGAATAGGAAAGATTGAAATATGCATGCTCAGAGACTAAGAATAGTATCAATCCTCCCTTTGTAAAGTCATTATTTTTCAACAGTATGTGAAACTTCCATTCTGAAAAAGGTGAGTGCAAGGGAAGAAGCTGATTCCTAAAATAAAGGTGCAGAGTGATGAGGAGGGATACAGTATCTGTGTTCTTTGGTGTATACTGCATTTATATTCAAAATCCCAAGGGAATTGAACACAGCCCCTGTAATGAAAGGGATGCAGGACCAAAACTGGTCTTTTGGTAAAAGCCATGAATTATGTAGAAATAAAACTCTGAGAGATAGGAAATAGAGTGCATGACCTCATGAGCTTCTCTGCAGCTGTATTCTCTGATTCCCTTATGACTGAGGATCTGGGAATTGTTCTACATAGTTCCCATGAGCACTCTTCTGATTTAGGCTCTGcaaatcccagcagagccacataCTGGGACACAGACACCTCCTCTTCTTTCCGTATGAGAGTTCCTCATTTTCTTGAAGACTCTCATCCACTTATTTACATTgagatgaaaagaagaaagatacTGTGAGATTTCACAGTTAAAGTACTGACATAAGTAAAGGTGGTCTTAAAATAGGCAGAGAagatgttttgtttctctgaggGTTAACTGTGAAGTTCTCTGGGATTGTGGAGAGCAAATTGTCTGTGGGGAAATGACATTTCCTTTTCAATTGTCCTTATGCATCGTGCAGTTGTGTGTATTTGGCAGTTCTTTTGTCATGTAGCACAGGTTCTAAGGGCCACGTTAACCAAGTCATTAACTCAGTTCAGGCCTTTGGGCACTCTGCAATGCAGTTGAGCCCCCTGAACCTTAGAACTGGGGATAATGTGAAAGAACTTGATGCGTCTTGGTGTCAAACTGTAATGAGGCACCCCATGGAAATTGCAGAGACACTGTGGAGAACAGAGGGCAGGAAATCCCACCAGTCACTCCACCTGAGAAGGTGAAATCCAGGAGAGTGAAAGCTGCAAGAGCCGCAGAGGAGGAAGCAGTTTAATCTGATACCAGAGCACCAACAGGGGCTCGGTTCAAATCACAAACCcatgaaaaattgcaaaatcCAAATCCTTTGTGAAGGTTTATTTAGAAAAACCACAATGCTGGGGAGTCACTGTTACATAGCATGGTAATTCTCTTCCTCTTGAGCAATATGCACCACACCGTGCGCATGCAATTACTTTTGTTCCAGAGCTAACATTGTCATTTACACACGTACACACATGGTCCTCAGTGCACACTACACTTCACATGGATGGAAGGACACACACAAAGCTGAGCTTCGCCATGAAAATCCTctataaaaaatacaaaccaaactGAAGCAGTCAACACGAGAAGCAATGTGCAAAAGTAGACAGTTACTCCTGAATGTTTGCTTAAGAAAAAGGGACTCTTCTGTCCTTGTTCCCCATTCAGCATTGACAATGCCAGATGTCTGAAAGTAGGATATGAAATAACTGATCACATCCTGCCCCCCTTCGTGTTAGTTGCAGAGATTTTTAACCAGCTAAATAATCCTGTATTAGTATGAAAATCTGCCTCCAAGCATCACCACTGTGTGCTGTTATTGCATCCAACAGATCTCTATATTGTTGGAATGTCTGATCTGTGACACTCAAGGCTGGTGACAGCCTAGGCCTTGTGTGGAGCACACAGAAGAGGCAGAACAAAGACACCTCTGGTcactgagccccctggcaggggctggcagcagctgcaaacaGCCAGGGACTGGGAGTTCTCCTCACCCGTGCTGGAAGGAGCCAGGCTCCCAGGTCCTGGCCATGGGGTGCACAGCTCTGGCCCTGACTGCTCGCTCGTGGTGGGGCTGGTGTGGGAGATGATCCCCCCAGGGTGAGGCTCCTCCCTgcagaggagccagggctgtgcaagGGGCAGGGCagatggagggatggagagtCCACAGGGCTGGGTACCACCCAGCCAGGTACCTCGGTCCATGGGGCAAACTGGGGCTGCCAAACACCCTGGCTGGGTAAGCACTGAGCAAAGCTGTACAGGACATGCTGCAGACAGCATGGAGCAGCCAGACCAACCCACCTTGTGAATCTGCTGCATGCAAACACCAACACTGTCAATGGCAACTAAGACTAGAAATGGATTGCACTTGTTTCCCTTGAACACAGACACGTACcactaataaagaaaaaataaccattaaaaaaatcatcaaatgATTGATAATTGGGATTCCCTTGGTTGgatcaaaggaaaagaagaggaaattagGGGCAGAGTGATTCCTATCACTGAAGGTTATCAGTCACATAATCTTTAGGTGTTGTGGATTCTTCCCACCCATGAAACTTCATGATGCAAAGCCCAGTATTTCCCTTGTAATCCAAATGGGTTTTAAAGGATTCTGTTTAAGCCCATGCAGAGTTATGACTGTATTACAgaacttgtaatttttttaaaatgggagATTAAAGTTTTTCACAGCAAATCCTGCATGGATCCAGGGGAAACCTTAGCAAGACtcctctgtgtgttttgttttttacttgcAAAGCAAaggtttccatttttttctgaggaagggaagaagtGGAAATTGTAGAGACTTCTCAGGGAAGTAAACTGTGGCTGCTGCACTTTATATCCCAGCTCAGCAGACCACTTTAGCCAAGTATTTTAAGTGGGATTTCAGTGAGTGTTATTCACTTTGGACCCCACTACAAAGACCAGTATCCAACAGGAAGAGCATTGCCTTGGACCTTCTCATTTCCCTTACAAAAGGCACAGAGGGAGGGTTCATCCTGTTAGCTCACACCTCAGCAGGGTGAAAACATCACTAAGGGAACTGTGCCAAGCATCCCCAGGGCTCtgatcccagtgccccccagcagtccctgctggCTCAGGAGCATCCTGCAGTGACTGTGGTGTCCAGCCCTGTCTCAGAGGGGCCAGtgtgccccagctctggctgcaggagcatttctgcagcttccCAAAAGCTTGAGGTGTGTGACACATCTGACCTGAGCATCCCTTGGCTTTTACAGCATGCACCTCTGGCTGTCAGTCAGCTGTTGGCAGTGATACAGCTGTGGTAGAGAGTAGTTTTAGATGGTGAAATGCACAAAATGAAACATCAGACTGCATTCTTACTGAAATTTCGATGCTGTTGAGCTTTGGGGttagctgctgctttgtgagTGCTTCCCACTGGGTAAGCATGTCAGGTAAGGCCATGATTTAGCCAAGCATTTGTGCAGGTGCTTAAATCTGCCCTTATTCAGATAAGCACTTGGAGGGGGATAGactataagaaaataaagatggtgtagaaagtaatcttacccctaaggagttgcagctgggccaatgATCAAAGATTAGGagcaggcctgactttaacaggccacagctgtcagcagtgagaagaagagtgctataaaagagtggggtggctgGTGGAGAGGGGAACTGGAGTCAGGTGGCTGCTTTGGGAAGCAtaaagagtcagtgctctgaggagttGCCCATGGGAAACACCAAAAAGGTATGGAACTTTTGTGATAGGGAGACAACAGTatggaacccctgcaataagAGACAACAAGCACTGGCACGAATACTCGTGTGCCTTGTGATACAAGGACAAACCTCACTGCAGCAGGTGAATGTCAGTCATGTAGCTGTCAAAACTACCCCTTTAATGTCTTTCCCTGGTAGCACAGTGGCTCTCCTGGATTAAGCATTTCATTAATCTTCATCTAAGAGGTCCTGAGAACAGTCCTATAATGCTAACAAACATACATAAATACACAACTAAAAAAAGTCAAACTCATGgctcaaagcaaaacaaatattGCTCAGAATACTTGTTTAGGTTAAGATCACTAGCTGTAAACTGTGCATTCTCGTAGCAAACAAAAACTTGTTGgcctaggaaaaaaacccagaacattCCACGTCTGCAGGATTGGCAGCACTAATATTACTTTACAATGTGGAGTAAGAATAAAAAACATCAGTGTAACATTGCAAAATGATCCAGCTAACCTAAGCTCATGTAAACAAGTACGCTTTGACAACGTTTATACGTCTAGGCGTGACCCTGCATTGGGGCTGGACGGGTGGAGACCCAACAAGGGTTCAGGAGCTGTTCCAAGGTGCTTCCAGCTGCCCAGATCCCTGCAGGAGagaggctcagggctgtgaaCCCCTGTACTGGCATCACTAGTTCtactcctgggagcagcccatTGCAGGATTCAGTTCAGCAGGACTATACACACAGGTAAGGATTATTCACAAACATAAGGCATTGCAGAACTTGGCCctaaaatttctattttcagcAGAGAATCCCTTAACCATATACAAggtcatatttttaatatcaaaaagTGTCTAAAATAAGGGTCAGAGTCACTATATGTTATGCTCAGTAACACAGTTAAGATGCTGCATGTTGGCTTCAGATACTGCAAaccattttcttcattaaaatcaaaaccaaccATGAACCTTTCTCGTAAGAATTAAATTAACCACGAAAATTAAAAACGAGCAGGCTCTGTTTTCAAGGTTAAAAGGAGATATTAACAGAAATCAGCAACTCCCATTGCAGTAGTTTTCAGGTGCCTTCCCTTCTGAGCAGTGAGCactctggggctgcagggtggtggtctccagctgtgcctcctggGGGCTGTGGCTACTGGCGCTCCCCTTCCACCCGCTTCTTCCGCACTGTGGGAGACAAGGAGAGAGTCATCCCTGCCTTCCTGAGAGCACCAGGCTGCTCTCACAGACACCCCTCCTGGGGCATGGAACAGCACaaagggaggagctgctgggaaatgctCAGAAGAGTTCCCATAATCAATATGTACCATCGTGCTCAACGAAATAATTGTACTAAACTGCGTTTTTGGTATCGCAGACTGTAGAGTTTCTCCAAGTGTTCACATCAATATGTTTTGCACAAAAATCACATTCTGAGCTAAAGGTTTTAGATGATTAAAAAATCACCATTTCCTGCACTTCCTCCCAGTGATTCCATTTAGATTTTATtagttttattgttgttttaaaTGACACCGTGCTCCAGCTAAATTGATATCGGTCTGCTCTAGTCTGCAGTGCTCTGGATTATTTAAGCTTTAGGCATCAAAAATTAATAACTTGAGTAATTGCACAGCATATACCATAGGTAAACAATAGCCATTTccttttagaaaataattttaagtacTCTGAAGTACTGATATCCGTTAATATTGGCAAAAAATATCATACTGGACCTTCAATTACCTGTTTAAACTTCACATGCTCTGACTGCATCTGATAATCAGTTAATTAACTCTGGTTTTTCACTGGAAACCACATAGGGTGAAGCTGCCAATTAGCAAAGAGGAGCAGTAAACCTCGTGTTACAGGCAggattattttgaaaagcagtgtGAATTTTTACAGCACCTAAGATACATTATACCTGGTATAGAGCAGGTTTAGTTGGGCAGCATTTGCTACTCCACATTCTAACAAAAGGCATTGAGTCTTTTCTGACCTGGCCAGTTAGGATTTGTGAGGTTCTCCTGTTTGTGTGATACAAAATTTAGTGTTATGTCAGGTCATGTCCTGTTTCTGATATTGCAGGTCTGAAGCACAGAACAAAGCAGTAGAACTTGATGAATGAATGCTTTTCACCACAGAGAGTCAATAACAACAATATATTGCTAAACATCTCATTACTTTACTAAGAGGAGGTTTCTTTCATCATGCCTTTTTGGCAAACAGATTGCATTATTCCAAAGCCTGCAGTGTAGCATCAGTCATTTGTGTCTGCTTTTAGTGTTTTGTTCATTTATATTATTGAATTCCTTTAGGAATTCTGTCCTACAAAAtcctgaacaaaaccaaacaacacaAACACGGGAAAACGAAGATTAGGACATAAGTCTAATGACAAGTGGTGAAATAATGGGAAAAACAGGTTTTTCTCTATTTGTAGATGGGATATTTCAAATACCCTTCTGGGACACTGACAGGGAAAATAGTATATAGTTGGAATGCTTAGATattgctaaaaaataaaatttcaaaccCCTAAAAGTATGTAAAACTTACATACATAAAATGGTTTCAGCTCAACTTTTATCTTGGTTCCCTCAGAGAGAAACCCAAGCTGAAACCCACAAAGATATGGTTTGATACCCCAGTCTGAAGCAGAACtgattaaaaatacaaagtttaatttcttttcttccccttctcacTCTAAATTTCTTCTGCCCAGTCATCTCCTTTGTATTCTGTGTAGTGAGGGCAGAGCATGTCACACTCAGGTGACACTTGCAGGGCTTTATTGTGTTTGCCTGTCCTTGGTCACAAAAGCAGGACCTGGTTTGCTCCCTTGGCTGGGCAGGCTGGCTTACAAAGTCAGGACTTCTGCGTCCTCTGAGAAAACATCAAAATTCCATCTGAATGAGCAGACAgggagagctgtgcctgggaaggtCAGGGCTGGGCTCACACAGAGAAATGATGAGTAAATGGAGTGGCATCTTACCCAGGTCGTTGTTTTTAGTGATAGCTGCTGCTACCCTGGTTCTTGGACCTTGTTTTGTGAACTGGTATCCAAACTTGAGAATCCTGGAGTTCTCCTCCAGCATCTTGGCAATCTCCATCTCTACAGCTGTCccaagctgctgcctctgttgGTGATGTAGTGAAGTGCcccaaaagaaaaggaaacattgcTTTCATATGAGAGAGAAGTAAGTGCTTCTATTTAAGTACTGGGCTGCAAACTACAAAGAgaatcccatccctggagatttTGCCCTGGGTTTTGAGTAGTTTTATTGAGAAGTTTTCCACCCCTCGGTTGCACTGACTGGGGACATGACTGAGCCACAGAGGCTGCCTTGACTCTGCCAGAGTCCCCTGGTAGAACCCTCTGGGAATCCATggcaaagagaaacaaaagtgaCTCTCCCCAATGGGCTCTCTTTACCTGGTTGTCAATTTTAATCTCTGTTAGGGATTCATTCTTTTTCAGTGCATCAATCAGGGCCAAAATCCCTGTGCCAGTGATGAAGTTGGATTCTACATTCAGACTCTTCAGTGTTTTGTTCACTTTCAACATATCTGCAAATGCCTGAAGGGCCAAAAAGAGGGAACATGATATAACATCTTGGAAGTTTCAGGGAATAACAGGGAATCTGCAAAACATAGCTTAGTACcaacaggaaacaaaaacataaatatgcTTAGAAGAATGGAGAGGTAGATCAGAAGAGAttatatttctccttttcataGCCATAGGGAATTCCTgcaggggaaaataaagaatgTATCCCAAAGCAGACACGGACCTACTTAaaatttgttgtgttttttttttccagtaacaTTAAAACTTACAATAGCCACGGGGTCATTGCTTCGAGTAGCTGCAAGGCTGAATGTCTTCACATGTGTGTTGGTTTCCAGAGCTTTTGCAAAGTCTTTCAGTGTTGGAATAGGAATATTCTAGGGTGAAAAGACAAATCCAGTAATTAGGAAAGCCAATCATGCTGCTGATTTTAATTATTATGAAACTGATTGGTGAACAAGCACAGTCCCTGATGGGTTAAGGAGTGTGTCAGAGAGGGCACAGTGGCCCCCAGAGGCTGGAGGTGCCTGAgatgccagcactgcccagaagTGGGTCAGGCCAAGGCCAGCACGTGACCCCCTCTGAGCCactttctgctcctctgccagtCCTTCAGTCTCCACgtgccagctcctcctcctcctgcctgtgtggGCTGATTGAATTTGGCCAGTGAAGATTGCACAGTACCCATGAGATACCTTCCTTCACAGTCTGCTGAGAAAGGCAGCCAAAGGGACTCACCCCTGGGGCATTCAATCAGCATTTAATTCAGTACCAGGAATTGATGGCCTTGGAGCAGCTACTACAGTCCTTTCCCACCCCTTCCCTGAGTGCCCTGCTTTTTCTGAACAGTAAAGAGAGACAAAATTTGAGGATAAAAGGCACAGGCTTTGGAAGTATTTGAATAAATCCTCCTATGATGACATGGACAAAACCACAGCATCTACCTTTATGTTGTTGAGATTAACTTCTGTGAGACTGGGATCATTTGCTTTTATCCTTTGTAAACTTGCTTCCACGTTGGTGGGATTAGGTGGCTCCTCAAAGATGGGCTTGACCTTTTCACCTTTCACCACATCTGCAACACAAAATGTCATGAAATGTCATCCTAGGAACAGGCACCATCCCTCTGGCTGTTCCATTCCCATTTAGGTTTGTACTGCAGCAATCCAGGAGGGTTTATGAGAACCTCAAAACCTGCAAGTAGGAGTGTTATCCCCTTATCCCTGCCAGGCCCTTTGCACCCCCTGTGCAcccagagctgtcactggaGGCTGTGGTCAGGGCAGCATTGTCAAGGGCAAACTCCTCCTTTATCCACAAAATCCCTGTACAATTATTGGAGCCAAAGCAGCTTTGAAGGCTATTATTTGGGATGTGATATACTGCAAGGGCTGCTTTGTACTTTGTCTAATGCCTGTAAAGAAAGGTGTGCTCAGAACCTGCCCACTGTATTAGTGAGAAAATGTCCCTGCACCTATGAATAGACTGTGCTACATAAAGCAACACCAGCAGGAGGCCCCTCAGTTTCCTCCTCTCAGCTGATACTATCAGCCTTACTATAAATTCAATTAGCTCTTGTAAAATTGCAACATctgcacttttaaaataataaaactatcAAAGCATGAAAAGTAAGTCTGTCTGCCAGCACCAAGATTTATGAAATCTTTGAGTAGTCATGTTCCAAAGAAGTATGGTATTTAGTGCTGGAAGCTAGGAGCTATAAATATTCTCAGAGATGCATAAAAATCATAGCCTAGAACACAATTAGTACTTCTAATTCCCAGGCATTTAGCTGTGGAGATTAATTTATTAACCCTGACCTCCCAAGCCATTAGAAGCAAGAAAGGAATATGTTGCTGACCACAAGTATGTTTGaatccttttattttatgctgCAGACAGGGAGAGGTCTTGAAGGCTTGTGTTAAGTCTCAGTGTAGTACACATTGCTGTTCATTGCAGTCAGTAAAAGTTCATGCCATACCACGGGCCAGAAGAAAACCACATCTTACTTAGAGCTCATACTCATAGGAGAGGTGGTCATAGACAAATACTGAGCTGGTTTTCACTCTGCTCCCTTTGAGGCCAAACCTTTATCTTACTAATCCCCTGAGAGACCTCACCTATCCCTGATAACACTTCAGCCTTTCTAGGGAGCTGGGAATTGGAAACTACATTTAGAGAATTCACCTTGGATGCAAGGATAGAAAGTaaacaaagaagcaaagcaTTTTTTGCACTTGTGGAAACACCCTGCCagactgggagcaggggagaCACGAGCACCCTGTCCTCAGGTTAGACATTCCAGTGCACTCAGGCTAGAGTCAGgaggaattttcattttctacttcTTGTTGCTTTCCACgagtttttcttgtttctttaaTCATGGTGTTGTTTTGCCACATTGATGAGCAAATTTTTACTGGAGCATTTCACTTGGCTAAGGCAAGGTATTGCTTTTGGACCAAAGAATACAGTGATGTGATAGTGATTTTCTGGTTCATAGGTCTGTGATTGGAGCATAGTTTAGCTGACTCACATAGCTGACTTTTTGACTTAGtataacaaaaatattctgaaatctAGGAGGATTAGCAATGCATGCAGTTGCCTGTTAGGAGATAGATGGCAGCTCACAGAGGGCCCCACTGGGAAGGCTTGCAGAGCAGCTTCATCCTGAGAAAAATGAAGTGACACAGTGCCCCGTCTACTTTCCCACCTCCCCTTTAGCAATGGAAGATGGAAAGGAAAGCCCTTGGTAAAGACAGCTGCTGTTCTGATGGCctgagaagaaaacattttttagtATTCTTTCCCTAGGAAAGGGCATTCCACAGTTCTGTCTTTAGCAGTGAAGTTTAGCCCACTAGATATCCAGGGCCTGGAGGTGACAAGCTCTGGATCAAGGCTTGGCAGCTCTCAAGAAAAGCTTGGAATCCAGCTGCACCCATTTGTCCCTCCATCCAGCCCCCTGTGGGCTGCTGAGCTAAGGTCAGATTCACCAAAGGTCTGTTTATTTAGTGCAAACatttctggatttgtttttaGTAACTGCAGCTGTTTCTCCTGGGGGATTTCCAGAATGGTTCCGTTCCCTGTGTCCCTAGGGAGCCACAGAACAGGCACCTTTGCACCACTGCCCCAGGAGCCAGGTGCAGGTGGGAGATCAGAGGGagtgcctggggcaggagcacaCCCAGGCAGGCTTTGCCTCCCTGTGAATGCAGCCCGAGGTGACTCTGGTCACAGATGTGACTCTGGCAGGGATTGTGCCACATTTGAGCCCAGTGGTCACAAGTGATTTTTCAGGTGTGTAAATGAAGGTACTTGGGGCGAGATGGCCTGGCCTGAACTGCAGCCAATTCTTAGCTACAGCTCACTCTGTTTTCTGCCTGCTGCCTAAACTGAAATGGAATGGAAATTTATATGTCTTGGCCTCCTAAATACTCCCACTCTTTCAGAcacctctgcagagccagaTACTGCACtctaggaaaagaaatttcCTTAGGAATCATCTGTTTGTGTACTACTGTTGCTATTATAGTGAATTTTAAGAttgtatttacttttaaaaagtcactTTTTGTGATCAGTTAGATCAATCCAAGTTGGGTCCAGTTACATTACAAAAAATTAGACCAACAGAGCCcacccacagctgcagaagtCCCTAAAGATGACATGCAGCCCACAGGAGAAATCTGCGTGCTTACTTCTCACGATTCCTTTTCCGTCTTTACCGCGGGCTCCTGCTTCATCAAATTTTGGGTTGTTGACCATGTTGTGCACTCCAAGAACAGCTGAAATGTGTAAACACCAGCAAGAGGATACATGTTAAGGACAGGAACACAGAATGCAGGAAAGTATTTGCTACAAACTGTAGTTGAGctccccaaacaaaacccccttTATAAAAGGCTAACTGTGTGCGTCATGCCTGCTTGTAGGGAGACTCTTTTGGGCTCCAAATTCTGGAGATACAGACACTTCCAGTATAGATTTTTGAACAATCGAGTCAATGTGCACATCCCAGAAGTGCCAGCTGGAAGGAACCACTGTGGGTCATCTCCTCTCCCTCAGgcaggagcactgccagcactaATGAGGTCAGCCATGGCTTTGTCTGCTGCAGTCTGAAAACACCCAGGGATGGAAATCCCACAACCTCTTTGGTTGGGTTGTAAATCGTTTCAATGCTACACTCCTAATCACTTTGCTTCCCTAATATACCCCCTGAACTTCTTATTGCTGGTTATGTTCCATTGTTTGGTGTATCTGAGAATTTCACTGCACACGTGATGAGCTTAATGCATTGGCATTCCCACCAGGGTTTCTTATGGAAGCACATCAGTATTGATGTGCTTGGAAAATAATCAGAAGTGGTGAAGATACCCAGGTCTAATCACCTGGCAACCAATTTTCTCATTCAAGGGGCTAGATTCCAAATTTCCTCATGGATTCAGGGTCTTTATCCACTGCATGCTGTAACAAGCTTAGCTGGCTATTTGGGATGTCAGAGTTGAGGGAGGTAGCTGTAGTGTGCTCCAAACAATGTGGATACAGTGGGACCAGTCACTTCCATTAAGCACCCCAGCCTGCAGTCCACTGTCCACCCTTCCCCTCCTCAAATCACACGAGCTGCTTCCTCTCCCCCCTGGCCTGACACAGCAGCTTTAAGCAGAGAagtctgaaatgcagcagctgtcAAGTCACACTTCAGTCACCCTGGGCAACGCTTGGCCCCCGGTCAGACAGCACCAGGGCCTTGAGGGGTCATTGTGAGACATTCCTGCTGCCAGGTCTggccagagaggagctgcacaCGTGGGAGGATCGCATCTGTCTGTTTTCTAACCTGCAAGGTCATAGAGCTCAGTATCAGAAGCGCTGGCCAGGGCCTCCTCTAGCTCTGGGTCCAGGGTCACCTTCTCTTCCGTGCGCGTTTCTACGGGCTTCTCCTTAGGGATAAATATTTTGCctaagataaagaaaaaagccagaGTGAGTAATGAATTATTGGAACAACTTCTCTGCCTCCTGGCAGCGGAGGAATAGGTCTGTGACAATGGAACTTCTCGGAAATATTATCACAtgcatgtttttctctttcttactTGATGTTATCCTCCACACCAGGATCTTAGTAagtctaaaaataaaaggtgcaGATTACTGCTCTGTGTTGGTGATTGTTATTTTAGGAATTTGCTCTCAGGAGTAGtcccagctgggatttttctgaAGGTCCTGTGTCCTTAAATAGGCAGAATCAGGTCTACACAAAAAGCTTGCAGAAATTTCATCCTTATATTTAAATGAGGCACTAGGAGCAGTTAAAACCATCCTACTGCAAGAATCTTTCAGTTCATGAACTTCCATACATGATCCTGAAAGCTCAGCAAACCTGTTCTCTTCCAGTAACTCAGTTTaactcccagcccctccagagtACCTTCCCTCTGTGTCTCCTGGTGATCATTGACATAAACAGCCTTACCCTGATCATTTCTCCAGGCCTGAAAAGTCTGAACTGAACCACGTGTTGCCCAAGAAAGACTCCTGGCACATTTGTTACTCTCTGTATCCTGCTGATACCTTTGGGTTAGCAGATATGTGTTTCCATGCAATATCCCCCCAGGACTGAGGTCATTGGCCTGTCTgctgaaatggggaaaatgcaGGATAAATCCAGGAACAGCACAACAAGTTCCACTACTGCTTCAGGCTGCTATGATGGTTAACCTCAGCACTGTGGTGATGTAAGTGCACATGCTTGGAgtgagagagctggagctgcactcgagtcaccagcactgctgggcttttCTCCCACTCAGCTTTCCTGAGCAGCCCCCACAGCCAGTGCAGAACTGGATGAtcccccaggcagcagacagTGCCATTGCTCCAATACTTGAGGGAATTCCCATGATCTACTGTCCCCTGTGCCATAGCTCCCCTCACCTTGTCCCTAACAGCTACTTCTCAAGCAGGCTTTAATTAATCCTGTTGTGATGATGATCTCTGGTGCAGGCAGCTTTGGCCCACTGACAgctttaaattttcattttgtgcagCTTTTTACACTCTACATATA
The DNA window shown above is from Serinus canaria isolate serCan28SL12 chromosome 10, serCan2020, whole genome shotgun sequence and carries:
- the TMOD2 gene encoding tropomodulin-2; the protein is MSLPFRKELEKYKNINEDEILSKLSEDELKQLEHVLDDLDPENALLPAGFRQKDQTTKAATGPFDRERLLSYLEKQALEHKDREDFVPFTGEKKGKIFIPKEKPVETRTEEKVTLDPELEEALASASDTELYDLAAVLGVHNMVNNPKFDEAGARGKDGKGIVRNVVKGEKVKPIFEEPPNPTNVEASLQRIKANDPSLTEVNLNNIKNIPIPTLKDFAKALETNTHVKTFSLAATRSNDPVAIAFADMLKVNKTLKSLNVESNFITGTGILALIDALKKNESLTEIKIDNQRQQLGTAVEMEIAKMLEENSRILKFGYQFTKQGPRTRVAAAITKNNDLVRKKRVEGERQ